The following proteins come from a genomic window of Trichocoleus sp. FACHB-46:
- a CDS encoding nuclear transport factor 2 family protein, whose product MSTEEIAALLTTYFDNMTAMNPEGWLGIFSEEAVIHDPVGAPPKHVHQDAQHLFKVLAHFFETIELSKDSIFFVKNGAAVKWTMQVVAKNGRHATAEGISVFEINDAGKLQTVSSYWDEAAMMMKLKDN is encoded by the coding sequence GTGTCAACAGAAGAGATTGCAGCGTTACTCACGACTTACTTTGACAACATGACAGCGATGAATCCAGAAGGCTGGTTAGGGATTTTTTCAGAAGAGGCTGTAATCCATGACCCTGTTGGAGCTCCTCCCAAACATGTACACCAGGATGCTCAGCATCTCTTTAAGGTGTTGGCTCACTTCTTTGAAACGATAGAACTATCAAAAGACAGCATTTTCTTTGTCAAGAATGGGGCAGCGGTTAAATGGACGATGCAGGTTGTTGCCAAAAACGGTCGTCATGCCACAGCTGAGGGAATCAGTGTCTTTGAAATCAATGATGCTGGCAAGCTTCAAACAGTGTCGTCTTACTGGGATGAAGCGGCCATGATGATGAAACTGAAGGACAACTGA
- a CDS encoding DUF6464 family protein: MRIQPAIRSFVRRYRLNFDGYLLLVMLIASFCVQFNIGPRSITVPIAVGAIAISFPLGVFRTWERWQNHKAWVAAREAQLRADVEALRKPLGDPNCTHSARSPHLRCTVNPAGPCETCSDFKDLEG, from the coding sequence ATGCGAATTCAGCCAGCCATTCGATCCTTTGTGCGCCGCTATCGCCTTAACTTTGATGGTTACCTTCTCCTAGTCATGTTGATTGCCAGTTTCTGCGTTCAATTCAACATCGGGCCGCGTTCAATCACGGTTCCGATTGCTGTTGGTGCTATTGCAATCTCTTTCCCCCTGGGCGTATTTAGAACGTGGGAGCGATGGCAGAATCACAAAGCATGGGTAGCTGCAAGAGAGGCTCAATTGAGAGCTGATGTGGAAGCCTTGCGAAAACCTTTGGGTGATCCAAACTGTACTCACTCCGCACGCTCGCCTCATCTACGATGTACTGTGAATCCAGCAGGGCCGTGTGAAACATGCTCAGATTTTAAAGATCTCGAAGGGTGA
- a CDS encoding type IV pilin-like G/H family protein translates to MKRFLVPAAVITFLAANAVILSDSCIFLTMACKRMEADGKAVTETANRVQQVHYFERGKFIESMDALDIGVKPQMNWYAHSMQVTPTSAFFYAVPTGKMASFRRGYVGAVFPNKASKDDIDNVPLEIVCEAVGRKAILKIKPLLQNGSPTCPEGSVQTKRPR, encoded by the coding sequence ATGAAACGATTCTTGGTGCCAGCAGCAGTGATTACTTTCCTGGCTGCAAATGCAGTGATCTTGTCTGATTCGTGCATTTTTTTAACAATGGCTTGCAAGAGGATGGAAGCAGACGGAAAGGCGGTTACCGAGACAGCAAATCGGGTACAGCAAGTCCACTACTTTGAGCGTGGAAAATTTATCGAGTCAATGGATGCTCTCGATATAGGTGTTAAGCCCCAGATGAACTGGTATGCCCATTCAATGCAAGTTACGCCAACATCAGCATTTTTCTATGCGGTGCCAACTGGAAAGATGGCTTCCTTTCGCAGAGGATATGTTGGGGCCGTGTTTCCGAATAAAGCAAGCAAGGACGACATAGACAACGTGCCATTAGAAATTGTTTGCGAGGCTGTGGGCCGGAAAGCAATTCTCAAAATCAAGCCCTTACTTCAGAATGGCTCTCCTACCT